The Marivirga salinae DNA window AGAATCCCCAGATATGACTATCCAACACATATGAAAGTCATGAATGTATACACCAATGGATATGTCAGATGGAGGTCTAACTACTGGGTTTTTATATCACGCGGAGCTGAGAGAAAACAAGTAGCCGCTGAAGAACAAGGAAATGGTATTTGGAAGGTATTCTATAGAAACGTATTTTTAGGATACTTTAATGAAAATGATCTAAGAAAGAAGAAAACACAAACAAGGTTAAGCGCTATTTTAGTGTAAAGGATGTCCCTTTAACTTTGTAAACTATCTGCCTTAACGAACAGATCTAAGAAAGAAGAAAACACAAACAAGGTTAAGCGCTATTTTAGTGTAAAGGATGTGCCTTTAACTTTGTAAACAATCTGCCTTAACGAACAGATCCCATAATTAAATCAAAACTAATTATGGCTATCTTAATAACCTTTATTATGTGAATCAAAAAAGCCTGTATTCAAATCTCGAATACAGGCTTTTATTTTGGTGATTGCTTAGTGAAATCTGTTAAAACAAATTCATAAATTCACTCACAAGTTGATCCTGGAATTTTTTATTCACCCCAATTGCCAGTAATACAGAAAGCACAAGTCCGATGGTAGCGTAAAGGAAATCTCTGCCTACAATTTTACTTGCTCTTTTTATATTTTTTATTCTCTTTTTATATCTCTTTTTGCTGATGGCAATGGCAACTTCTCTACCACCTAATAAACCGATGAAAACCCAAGTAGTACTAATCGGAACTGTGCTGATCACTTTGAAATAGTATAGAAGAATAGCGTAAACAAAATCGACTATAGTGGCAGCTCTAATATCTGTAACACCTGCTTTTTCATTTACAATGCTTTGTATTTTATCTCCTTTAAGGAAGAATAAAAGCCCCATTCCAATAAATATGAAACCTGCAAAACCTATAAATTCATAAACATTTAAGCTTCTAGGAAGGAAAACTGCAATGTTGGCAGCATCTTGGGAAATCCAAACAGACCATAATGCACCACTGATAATCCACTGTACGGGCGTCCAAAATTTAGCAGGTTTTTTACTTTTAAAGTATTTGGAGACAAATTTTGAAACAAAGAACCAGACAAAAATGGCGGTAATAAAAGCCAAGCCGTATCCCGTTAAACTTTTCCCAACCATGGCCCCAATAGAGGATGCTTGAGTTGAAAATGCACTTAAAAGTAAGAATGTTGTAGATACTGGCATTCTAAAACGTGTCAGTATCAATAATAGGATCGGAGCTGCTAATTGAAGAAAACTAAAGGAAGTGGGTGCTTTATCAAAGCCTTTTGTTAATAATCGTTGGCTACTCACATCGCCATCAAAAACAATCCAACTGTAAAGAACTGTAGCAAGGAAAATTAATCCCATAAATAACCATAGAATCCACCAAGGCTTTTTGCTGTTGGAGGCTATAAATGTTCCAATAGTTTGAATACTATCATTTGCAATAGCAGAATAAGCTGCTAATCCAAAGCCTACCCACATAGCAATTTGTGGATATGGAGAGATGATACCACATATAAAAGTGAAAATAGCAATCATAGTAATAAATGCTTTTTCCTTTTTAGCTATCTCAAAGGTTTTGTAGGTAACTTCGGAAACGGTATTTCTGTTGTATTTAAGGAATGGTTTCTTAGCCATAAAAAAATTGATTCAATACTGCTTTTTTAGCAAAATTATGTTTCAGCCACAAAGCTAATTAATCTTAGTGAAAGTATGAGTTAAAAAATTGTTAACAATATTACCTCAATGTTAATCGAGTTTCCAAAACATAATTTTTTTAGAGTAGTGAGCTGAAATAATGTTAAGCTTAGGTTAATTGGAGTGATATTTAATTCTTAACAATAGCTTTACTTTGTAAATGCGATTACTAATTATTTTGCTGCTAATTTTGCATTTTAATTTACGCTCAGAAATAATAAATCATCAGAACTACTTTAAAAAATAATGACCAAAAGTGGCAATCAACCTTAAAAAGGCTGGTATTGATTGCAATTAATATTTTTCTATTTCTTCTTGCAATAGATTTTATTGGATATTCATTTCGATTGTTGAATAAGGATATTGCCGATTCTATTATAAATCTTACAGCAAATCCATTTATAAGTCTCTTTATTGGATTATTAATTACGGCAATAATTCAAAGTAGTAGTACTAGTACTTCCATGATTGTAGCTATCGTTGCTTCAGGCTCTATTCAATTTTCTGATGCAATTCCTATGATTATGGGAGCTAACATTGGGACTACATTAACCAGTACGTTAGTTTCTTTGAGCTTTATCACTAATCGGGATGAGTTTAGAAAGGCTATAGGAGCTGGAGTTGTGCATGATTTTTTTAATATTTTGGTAGTAATCATTCTATTTCCTTTAGAATACAATTATGGAGTATTAACAAATCTTTCCTCCGCGGCCTCTAATTTTATTTTAGGAGCTGATTATGTAGTCCAAGATTCTGAATTTCGATACTTTCTATTTACTAAGCCTGTAGTATTGTTTATTGGCGGGTTAATTCCTTACCCTGTTGTTTTGGCTATTTCTTCTTTTGTAATGCTAGCCATAACGGTGAAATTTTTATCTAAGACTTTATATAAATCTATTACAGGCGGTTCAAGGGAATTTTTACAAAAATACTTCTTTGGTAGCCCATATCGCTCTTTTTTCTGGGGAATTGTTTTTACAGCCGGTGTTCAAAGTAGCTCGGTAACTACATCAGTGATTGTCCCATTTGTGGCAACTCGAAAAATAAGCTTGAAGCAAAGTTTCACTTTTATTTTAGGGGCAAATATTGGGACAACCATAACAGCTTTGATTGCAGCACTTTTTAAATCCGAAGCTGCTGTGAGTATAGCTTTGGTTCACTTGTTTTTTAATTTAATTGGAGTTTTAATCTTTTTACCTTTCCCGATTATAAGAAATATACCAGTTAGAATGGCGAAGGCTTTCGGACGATTGGCAATGAAATTCAGGATTGCTGGTTTTGTTTACATTATCATAACCTTCTTCCTGATTCCATTTGTTTTAATATCTTTTAATAAGGAAGAGGGAAATGAAAAAGATTCAGATGTTAAAATAGAGGAGAGTATTAATAAGCCCGTTAATCCGACTGATTCATTGAATTAATTCTCCAATCACTTGCAGTCTTTCAAATACCATTTCAGTGTGTGGAGCATCTTTTAACTCATCTGTTAAATCTTGTCCTGACCAATGTTCATAATGAGTCCCATTTCTCCATAGTTTGGAATTGGTGACATCATATATAATCCCCTGATAAGCTATCCAGATTTCATCTCTGTCCTGTCCATTCCGTAAAGCAAGCTGTTGAGGGCTATATTTCTTCATTAGTTACTTTTTTAAAATTAAAGCTAATCAATATATAATTTTATTACATGTTAATTTATTTCAAATTTCAGAATAAAAATTTGAAAAGATATAGTTTACGGGAATAATCTAGCCTAATTATATTTATAGGCAATAGGTCTGTCTTTAAAACTAAAGTTTGTCTAATCAAATACTTTAAAAATACATGTAGAGCTACTTCTGTAACTTTATTCGTCAGCTAAATAAAACAGTTTTAAAGTAGTCAGCTACTTTTGCATTGTATAAAATAATATAAGAATATGTCAACTTTAGTGTCTCAATCAGAAAATGTGTCCATTGAAGAACAAATCGATGTTCAAGCTGCCATGATTACTTTTCATGGAAGTTTAAAGAGTGAAGATTATCGTGCTGCTATGTTAGCGAATTACGATTTATGTAAGCAGCCACAGATCAATAATTGGCTTCAAAATAATATTGATGCTGGATTATTATCATTGGAGGATCAAAAATGGGTGTCTGAGTCACTAATTCCAAAAGCAGCTCAGGAAGTAGAAAAAATTGCGGTAGTAGTTTCAAAAGATGTATTTAGAAAATTTGCTGCTAAAAATATTTTAGATAAGCAGAAAGGAAAATTAAATTTTCAATATTTCAATAGCTTGGAGGATGCCAAAGCTTGGTTGAAAGCATAAGATTTTCATGTTAAACAGGGAATAGTTTAGTTTAGGTTAACAAAGAAGGCAGGGGTGGTTCCCTGCCTTTGTCTTTTTATACAGCCTGAGCTGTTTCCTTTTAACCACTAAGATTCTCTAATGATTCACTGAGGACCTGTCTGCAAAGGCAGGCACAAAGGGGTATTAATGCTTATTTCAAGTCCTCATAGTATTTAAACTGAACTTTAAATGAGAGTTTAAGATTTTTGCTAACGTAAAGAATAGCAGTAATTTTATTGTTTTTTTCTGATGTAAATCTGTGAGATTGTCACCTTGAGGGGACTTCAGGGGTGTTGCTAAAGCGGATTATAGGGGGCTGCTAGAAAAATGAAATCTTGAAATAGCAGTCAATTTAAAGTTTCGTTTAAATAAAAAACCACAAAAGAATCAATTAAAACTAACTTTTGTTTTCTGTTGACTCTTTTGTGGTTAATATATTATTTGTAGTGAAACTACACTATTTATTTCTGCTCATTTCATTATCCTCAGGAGATTGACCTCTAGGAGTAGTATTCTTTCTTTGATATAATTCAAATTTGTTAGGAATACTTCTTGGTGGCCAGTAGTTGTTTTCTTCATCTACATCCGCTGTTTCTCTTTTAGGATCCACCTGAAATTGTACAATCTCTTTTTGAGAAATAATCACTTTAGTGGCAGTATTCTCTCTCTTTCTCCAAATTTCAGCAGGATATTTTAAGGTTTCTTTACTTCCATCTGTGTAAGTGACCTCCACAATGATTGGCATTACTAATCCACCTTCGTTTTCATATTCAACTTCGTAGAAATTATAACCTCCGTCCATCAACTCTTTCTCTTTCGGAGATAAAGAAGCTCTGAATGATTTATAAGCTTTTCTATCATCGCTATCTACTTCAAAAGGATCATAGCTGTTATAGAAATCTTTCAATTCAGGATGTTTCTCTACTATGGTTTTAACACCTTCTTCCTTGTTTTTATCAGGCGTTACATGGTAGCTCTCTTCCTCTGCTCTTTCTTTTTTGATTTTGTTTTCTACATCTGGGTTTTGAGAATCAAATTTATACCATTCTACATCTTTGATGGCGATGTCCACGTGGTCAGTGCTATAGAACCATCCTCTCCAAAACCAATCTAAATCAACAGCGGATGCATCTTCCATTGTTCTGAAAAAATCAGTTGGGGTAGGATGTTTGAAAGCCCATCTTTCAGAGAAGGTTTTGAATGCTTTGTCAAATAAATCTCTTCCCATTACAGTTTCTCTCAATATATTTAAGGCTGTTGCTGGTTTACCGTAAGCATTATTTCCAAACTGAATGATGTTTTCAGAATTTGTCATAATTGGACGGATATTTTGTTTGTCTCCTTTCATATAAGAAACAATATTTCCAGCTGGTCCTCTACGGCTTGGGTAATTAGGCTCCCATTCTTGTTCGGTTACAAACTGTACAAAACTATTCAAGCCTTCATCCATCCAAGTCCATTGGCGCTCATCAGAGTTTACAATCATAGGGAAGAAGTTATGCCCCACCTCATGGATGATTACACCTATCATTCCGTATTTAGTTCTGGCTGAATAAGTGCCGTCTGGAGCAGGTCTTCCGTAGTTAAAGCAAATCATTGGGTATTCCATTCCGTTTGCTGCTTCTACTGAAATGGCTACAGGATATGGATAAGGAATGGTCATTCTTGAATAAACTTCCAATGTATGAGCCACTACTCTTGTGGAATATTTATCCCATAACCCCCAAGCTTCTTTCGGGAAATATGACATTGCCATTACGGTTTTGCCATCGATTTCAACACCCATGGCATCCCAAATAAATTTACGGGAAGAACCAAATGCAAAGTCACGAACGTTTTCTGCATGGTAAGTCCAGGTTTTAGTACCGGAAGCTTTACTTTTTTCAGCTTTCTCAGCTTCTTTTTTAGTTACAATTAAAACAGGATCATCTGCAGTTTTTGATTCTTCCCATCTCTCCAGTTGATCCTCGGTTAATACTGCATCAGCATTTTGTAATTCACCTGTAGATGCAACAATATGATCTTCAGGAACGGTAATGTTCACTTCATAATCTCCGAAAGGCAATGCAAACTCACCATTTCCGATGAATTGCTTGTTTTGCCATCCTTCAAAATCATTGTAAACCGCCATTCTTGGGAACCATTGTGTAATGGTGTAAACTGTATTGTCATCATCTTCAAAATGGTCAAATCCACCACGGCCGCCCATTCTTGCTCTGTCGTTGATGTTGTAATACCAGTCAATAGAGAAAGAAATTTCTTCACCTGCTTTTAAAGGCTCATCCAAATCAATTCTCATCATGGTATTGTTGATGGTGTAATTCATATCATTACCTTCAGCATCTACCAATTTTTGAATTTTGTGTCCTCCATCATAATCAGGATATCCCATCATGC harbors:
- a CDS encoding Na/Pi symporter — its product is MIAINIFLFLLAIDFIGYSFRLLNKDIADSIINLTANPFISLFIGLLITAIIQSSSTSTSMIVAIVASGSIQFSDAIPMIMGANIGTTLTSTLVSLSFITNRDEFRKAIGAGVVHDFFNILVVIILFPLEYNYGVLTNLSSAASNFILGADYVVQDSEFRYFLFTKPVVLFIGGLIPYPVVLAISSFVMLAITVKFLSKTLYKSITGGSREFLQKYFFGSPYRSFFWGIVFTAGVQSSSVTTSVIVPFVATRKISLKQSFTFILGANIGTTITALIAALFKSEAAVSIALVHLFFNLIGVLIFLPFPIIRNIPVRMAKAFGRLAMKFRIAGFVYIIITFFLIPFVLISFNKEEGNEKDSDVKIEESINKPVNPTDSLN
- a CDS encoding cytochrome b5 domain-containing protein; the encoded protein is MKKYSPQQLALRNGQDRDEIWIAYQGIIYDVTNSKLWRNGTHYEHWSGQDLTDELKDAPHTEMVFERLQVIGELIQ
- a CDS encoding STAS/SEC14 domain-containing protein produces the protein MSTLVSQSENVSIEEQIDVQAAMITFHGSLKSEDYRAAMLANYDLCKQPQINNWLQNNIDAGLLSLEDQKWVSESLIPKAAQEVEKIAVVVSKDVFRKFAAKNILDKQKGKLNFQYFNSLEDAKAWLKA
- a CDS encoding M1 family metallopeptidase; translated protein: MKRIFTAFMALFAFAATAQEYKNQGKFEQLDYMLRSPNVYRTASGAPGHMYWQQKADYKIDVTLDEGKNQIIGSETITYTNNSPDDLTYLWVQLDQNMRAKNSMTYDVAETSVPDKASEGQIDRMMGYPDYDGGHKIQKLVDAEGNDMNYTINNTMMRIDLDEPLKAGEEISFSIDWYYNINDRARMGGRGGFDHFEDDDNTVYTITQWFPRMAVYNDFEGWQNKQFIGNGEFALPFGDYEVNITVPEDHIVASTGELQNADAVLTEDQLERWEESKTADDPVLIVTKKEAEKAEKSKASGTKTWTYHAENVRDFAFGSSRKFIWDAMGVEIDGKTVMAMSYFPKEAWGLWDKYSTRVVAHTLEVYSRMTIPYPYPVAISVEAANGMEYPMICFNYGRPAPDGTYSARTKYGMIGVIIHEVGHNFFPMIVNSDERQWTWMDEGLNSFVQFVTEQEWEPNYPSRRGPAGNIVSYMKGDKQNIRPIMTNSENIIQFGNNAYGKPATALNILRETVMGRDLFDKAFKTFSERWAFKHPTPTDFFRTMEDASAVDLDWFWRGWFYSTDHVDIAIKDVEWYKFDSQNPDVENKIKKERAEEESYHVTPDKNKEEGVKTIVEKHPELKDFYNSYDPFEVDSDDRKAYKSFRASLSPKEKELMDGGYNFYEVEYENEGGLVMPIIVEVTYTDGSKETLKYPAEIWRKRENTATKVIISQKEIVQFQVDPKRETADVDEENNYWPPRSIPNKFELYQRKNTTPRGQSPEDNEMSRNK